From Streptomyces asiaticus, one genomic window encodes:
- a CDS encoding aspartate kinase — protein MALIVQKYGGSSIPTTERIGRVAERVVRAHAEGHDMVVVVSAMGDATDELLALARKVDRAPCPRELDTLLSVGERVSSALTAMAIHALGGSACSCSGRQAGVITTPAHGGARIVAVRPRLVREALDRGMIPVVTGFQGVCGENDDEVTTLGRGGSDTTAVALAAALKADVCEICTDVDGVLTADPTLVPEARPIGHLTHEAMRELAAGGARVLALSGAEYAERHAVTLRVRSSYDEHPGTVVSDEPDRPPPYGSCAQVVGLAHDPSRTKITLSGPMVHTRPTAGVMHALAEAGSGIGTAEIRADPADDGRCGALTLVLPAADAPAALAALRTCRRGIGYDDLTREDDVGTVSLVGSGFRSHAEPFLLLRETLDGTGVPFEPVSASDTRISVLCRASLLPDAVRVLHKAFVEGRLPTKASTGRRRMSTVTGPCDVSPSNWRPPPRRILPDVPCP, from the coding sequence ATGGCTCTCATCGTCCAGAAGTACGGAGGCTCCTCGATACCCACCACCGAGCGGATCGGGCGGGTCGCCGAACGGGTGGTCAGGGCCCATGCCGAGGGCCATGACATGGTCGTGGTGGTGTCCGCCATGGGCGACGCCACAGATGAACTCCTCGCGCTGGCCCGGAAGGTGGACCGCGCACCCTGTCCGCGGGAGCTGGACACCCTGCTGAGCGTGGGCGAGCGGGTCTCGAGCGCACTCACCGCGATGGCGATCCACGCGCTGGGTGGCTCGGCGTGCTCCTGCTCCGGCCGCCAGGCCGGGGTGATCACGACTCCGGCCCATGGCGGGGCCCGGATCGTGGCGGTGCGGCCTCGCCTGGTCCGGGAGGCGCTGGACCGCGGCATGATCCCGGTGGTCACCGGGTTCCAGGGGGTGTGCGGAGAGAACGACGACGAGGTCACCACCCTGGGCCGCGGCGGATCCGACACCACGGCCGTCGCCCTGGCGGCGGCGCTCAAGGCCGACGTATGCGAAATCTGCACCGATGTGGACGGGGTGCTCACCGCGGATCCCACGCTCGTGCCGGAGGCGAGGCCGATCGGCCACCTCACCCATGAGGCCATGCGGGAGCTGGCGGCCGGGGGCGCTCGGGTGCTGGCGCTGTCCGGCGCCGAGTACGCGGAGCGCCACGCGGTGACCCTCCGAGTGCGGTCGTCCTACGACGAACATCCGGGGACCGTCGTCTCGGACGAGCCCGATCGGCCCCCGCCGTACGGATCCTGCGCGCAGGTCGTGGGCCTGGCCCATGACCCATCCCGCACGAAGATCACCCTGTCCGGTCCGATGGTCCACACGAGGCCGACGGCGGGTGTGATGCACGCCCTGGCCGAGGCGGGGAGCGGGATCGGCACGGCTGAAATCCGTGCCGATCCGGCCGACGACGGGCGATGCGGCGCGCTCACGCTGGTCCTGCCCGCAGCCGACGCCCCCGCCGCGCTGGCCGCCCTGCGGACCTGCCGCCGAGGCATCGGCTACGACGACCTGACCCGGGAGGACGACGTCGGAACAGTCTCGCTCGTGGGGTCCGGATTCCGGTCGCACGCCGAGCCTTTCCTCCTGCTGAGGGAAACGCTGGACGGGACGGGCGTGCCCTTCGAGCCGGTGTCGGCGTCGGACACCCGCATTTCGGTACTGTGCCGTGCCTCCCTGCTGCCGGACGCCGTACGTGTCCTGCACAAGGCGTTCGTGGAGGGCAGGTTGCCGACGAAGGCGTCCACCGGGAGGAGGCGGATGAGCACGGTGACCGGGCCGTGTGACGTCTCGCCATCGAACTGGAGGCCACCGCCCCGCCGCATATTGCCGGACGTGCCGTGCCCGTAG
- a CDS encoding aspartate aminotransferase family protein gives MTTLLRSAPLRAPRVSGDLPGPRSAALLAHQERWESSARTYPRHLPIALAEGSGSFVRDVDGNVFIDFLAGAGVLSLGHNHPELVRAVREQLGSLTHGLDFPTPAKDAFTQAQLSMLAPELRKRTRLHFCGPTGANAVEAAIKLCKIATGRGGIVSFQGGFHGSTHAAMAVSGLVSQKAPVRDGMPGVHFFPYSADGPAPDDRSPDAADYLEQALRDSNGGIPLPAAVIMEMVQGEGGNLVARTDFVRRVREVTRSLAIPLIVDEVQTGCGRTGTWFAYQQYGIEPDVIVASKALSGIGLPVALILYDGALDTWAPGAHIGTFRGNQLAFAAGVETVRVIRRDNILGNVRHQGARIADRLAGLTRNPWVRQVRGRGLMWGIELADPRDGRPATEVAAAVQRHALRHGLIVERGGRDDAVVRLLPPLNVTAEVVDMACSILVDAVSARANRSSVP, from the coding sequence ATGACAACGCTCCTCCGGTCCGCTCCGCTGAGAGCTCCCCGCGTCAGCGGTGATCTGCCCGGCCCCCGCTCCGCCGCCCTGCTGGCCCATCAGGAGCGGTGGGAGTCCAGCGCGCGGACCTACCCGCGCCATCTGCCCATCGCCCTGGCCGAGGGGTCGGGGAGCTTCGTCCGGGACGTCGACGGCAATGTGTTCATCGACTTCCTCGCCGGCGCCGGTGTGCTGTCGCTCGGCCACAACCATCCGGAGCTGGTGCGGGCCGTGCGAGAGCAGCTCGGCTCCCTCACCCACGGTCTGGACTTCCCCACCCCCGCCAAGGACGCCTTCACCCAGGCCCAGCTGTCCATGCTGGCGCCGGAGCTGCGCAAGCGCACACGGCTGCACTTCTGCGGGCCGACGGGGGCCAACGCCGTCGAGGCCGCCATCAAGCTCTGCAAGATCGCGACGGGCCGGGGCGGCATCGTCTCCTTCCAGGGCGGTTTCCACGGCAGCACCCACGCCGCGATGGCGGTCAGCGGGCTGGTGTCCCAGAAGGCGCCGGTCCGCGACGGGATGCCCGGTGTGCATTTCTTCCCGTACTCCGCGGACGGTCCTGCCCCGGACGACCGTTCCCCCGACGCCGCCGATTATCTGGAGCAGGCGTTGCGGGACAGTAATGGCGGCATCCCGCTGCCCGCCGCGGTGATCATGGAGATGGTGCAGGGCGAAGGCGGAAACCTGGTCGCCCGTACCGACTTCGTCCGACGAGTGCGCGAGGTGACCCGTTCGCTGGCCATCCCCCTGATCGTCGACGAGGTCCAGACCGGCTGCGGACGCACCGGCACCTGGTTCGCGTATCAGCAGTACGGCATCGAACCGGATGTCATCGTGGCGTCCAAAGCACTGAGCGGCATCGGTCTGCCGGTCGCCCTCATCCTGTACGACGGAGCCCTGGACACCTGGGCGCCCGGTGCGCACATCGGGACCTTCCGCGGCAATCAACTGGCCTTCGCCGCCGGGGTCGAGACGGTACGCGTCATCCGACGGGACAACATCCTCGGCAATGTCCGCCACCAGGGTGCCCGGATCGCGGACCGGCTGGCCGGGCTGACCCGCAACCCGTGGGTCCGCCAGGTGCGCGGCCGCGGTCTGATGTGGGGGATCGAGCTGGCGGACCCCCGCGACGGCCGCCCCGCCACCGAGGTCGCGGCCGCGGTCCAGCGCCATGCGCTGCGCCACGGCCTCATCGTGGAACGTGGCGGACGCGATGACGCCGTGGTGCGTCTTCTGCCCCCGCTGAACGTCACCGCCGAGGTCGTGGACATGGCCTGCTCGATCCTGGTGGATGCCGTGTCCGCCCGCGCCAATCGTTCCTCCGTTCCCTGA
- a CDS encoding sensor histidine kinase: MGNPTTPPALRGASATSRTCTRLPRWRGFSLRIRLTLAATLIAALGLCLAGALLVVSQRASLIRSLDDSARQRALIIAAALDKGRTVQPLPASGDGDDVTQIVDHRGRVIAASGNVAGEPALFRTLKPAPGGEPSVHTAHGVPLGDQGTYRVAAVSTGSAQAPETVYVGRATAQADHSVEELIAELAAGLPVLTALLAGAGWHITGRALVPVERLRRQAAEITATDLHRRLDLPPAADEVGRLGATLNDLLARLDESTAHQRQFVADAAHELRSPVAAVRAELETAARHPHADFSARLPDLLEETVRLGRLIDDLVRLARLDATPGTALTADVDLDDLVRAEVRRLHARPGVAVVRGRICPARVRGDADALSRAVRNLLDNAIRYARRRVEVTLDTARGEAVLSVQDDGAGIAPADRERVFERFTRLDDARGRDVGGSGLGLAIVRDVTTHHGGRVAVEGDGPGARLVLRLPLAIYPHKRVLPSSNPRRDAR; encoded by the coding sequence ATGGGGAACCCCACCACGCCCCCGGCCCTCCGCGGGGCCTCGGCCACCTCACGGACATGCACCCGGCTCCCCCGCTGGCGCGGGTTCAGCCTGCGGATACGGCTGACGCTCGCGGCCACGCTCATCGCCGCCCTCGGTCTGTGTCTGGCGGGCGCGCTGCTGGTGGTCAGCCAGCGCGCCTCGCTCATCCGCAGCCTGGACGACAGCGCCCGGCAGCGTGCGCTGATCATCGCGGCTGCCCTGGACAAGGGCCGAACGGTGCAGCCGCTGCCCGCCTCCGGCGACGGCGACGACGTGACCCAGATCGTCGACCACCGGGGCCGGGTGATCGCGGCATCCGGGAACGTGGCGGGCGAACCCGCGCTGTTCCGGACGCTGAAACCGGCCCCCGGCGGCGAACCGTCGGTGCATACCGCTCACGGGGTGCCGCTGGGTGACCAGGGGACCTACCGGGTCGCCGCCGTGTCGACCGGATCGGCGCAAGCTCCCGAGACCGTGTACGTGGGGCGCGCCACCGCCCAGGCCGACCACAGTGTGGAGGAACTCATCGCCGAACTGGCCGCGGGCCTGCCGGTGCTGACGGCCCTGCTCGCGGGCGCCGGTTGGCACATCACCGGGAGGGCGCTGGTGCCGGTGGAGCGGCTGCGCCGCCAAGCCGCCGAGATCACCGCCACCGACCTGCACCGGCGACTGGATCTGCCGCCGGCCGCCGACGAGGTGGGGCGGCTGGGGGCCACCCTCAATGATCTGCTGGCTCGGCTCGACGAGTCCACCGCCCATCAGCGGCAGTTCGTGGCGGACGCCGCGCATGAACTGCGCAGTCCGGTGGCCGCCGTACGGGCCGAACTCGAGACCGCCGCTCGCCACCCCCACGCCGACTTCTCGGCCCGGCTGCCCGATCTCCTGGAGGAGACGGTCCGGCTCGGCCGGCTCATCGACGACCTCGTGCGGCTGGCCCGTCTCGACGCCACTCCGGGTACCGCGCTCACAGCCGATGTCGACCTGGACGACCTGGTGCGGGCCGAGGTACGGCGGTTGCACGCCCGCCCCGGTGTGGCCGTCGTCCGTGGTCGCATCTGCCCCGCCCGCGTCCGTGGGGATGCCGACGCCCTGTCGCGGGCCGTGCGCAATCTGCTCGACAATGCCATCCGGTATGCCCGCCGCCGGGTGGAGGTCACCCTGGATACCGCGCGTGGCGAGGCGGTACTGAGCGTCCAGGACGACGGCGCCGGTATCGCACCCGCCGACCGAGAGCGGGTCTTCGAACGGTTCACCCGGCTGGATGACGCTCGCGGCCGGGACGTCGGCGGCTCCGGGCTGGGCCTGGCCATCGTGCGGGACGTGACCACCCATCACGGCGGCCGGGTGGCCGTGGAGGGCGACGGTCCGGGAGCCCGGCTGGTCCTGCGCCTGCCATTGGCGATATACCCGCATAAGCGCGTTTTGCCGTCGTCTAACCCCCGTCGGGATGCACGTTAA
- a CDS encoding response regulator transcription factor: MRVLVIEDHPMLGRALVHGLTVEGFAVDLATDGEEGLYKAGETAYDAIVLDIMLPRLNGYDVCRRLRAAEDWTPVLMLTAKDGEYDEADGLDIGADDYLTKPFSYVVLTARLHALIRRGHSPRPAILRVGDLLLDPGGRTCVRAETPVELTTREFSLLEYLVRHHGRVVSKQEILTHVWAEHFDLDPNVVEVYIGYLRRKIDAPFGVRSIETVRGAGYRLMASGG; the protein is encoded by the coding sequence ATGCGTGTCCTCGTCATCGAAGACCATCCCATGCTGGGGCGCGCTCTGGTCCATGGCCTCACCGTCGAGGGGTTCGCCGTGGATCTCGCCACCGACGGGGAGGAAGGGCTGTACAAGGCGGGCGAGACCGCCTATGACGCCATAGTGCTGGACATCATGCTGCCGCGGCTCAATGGCTACGACGTGTGCCGACGGCTCCGGGCGGCGGAGGACTGGACCCCCGTACTGATGCTCACCGCCAAGGACGGTGAGTACGACGAGGCCGACGGGCTGGACATCGGGGCGGATGACTACCTCACCAAACCCTTCTCCTATGTCGTTCTGACCGCCCGGCTGCACGCTCTGATCCGCCGGGGCCACAGCCCAAGGCCCGCCATCCTGCGCGTCGGGGACCTCCTCCTGGACCCGGGGGGCCGCACCTGTGTGCGCGCCGAAACCCCCGTCGAACTGACCACCCGCGAGTTCTCGCTGCTCGAATATCTGGTGCGCCACCACGGCCGGGTGGTGAGCAAACAGGAGATCCTCACCCACGTCTGGGCCGAGCACTTTGACCTGGACCCCAATGTCGTCGAGGTCTACATCGGCTATCTGCGGCGCAAGATCGACGCTCCTTTCGGGGTGCGGTCCATCGAAACCGTCCGTGGGGCGGGATACCGCCTCATGGCCAGTGGCGGGTGA
- a CDS encoding sensor histidine kinase: MRQRVMRVAVMAVLVALVLLAAPLAFGIQTSFFADERDELERVALAAAVHVPPQFVAGDHVELPAHERGTDVGVYDLSGRLRDGSGPRKADAITRLAQGGAVTRGRGDHQIVVAVPIPSGEQVIGVVRASTGTPQVWRRVALAWLGLAGAALVALITAVVVARRQARTLSAPLEALSAKAGAVAEGDLTARAEGSAIAEIDQVARTQNTMVEQLARWLEHERHFTSNASHQLRTPLAGLQLGLEAAAAGPGRDLRAAVTEALEQVRHLQQTVDEVLRLARATPRPGVPPTTRPAAEVVEGVERRWYGTFAAEGRRLVFGVEPGGEGLRIPDRTAEQVLDVLLDNALRHGRGTVEVTVREMGGAGAVDVSDEGSLTLDRRALFERGTTTSRAGSGIGLTLAREMAEAAGGRLTLARAAPTTFTLLLPVAEPPPSHE; the protein is encoded by the coding sequence ATGAGACAGCGCGTGATGCGGGTGGCCGTGATGGCGGTGCTGGTGGCGCTCGTCCTCCTCGCCGCGCCGCTGGCGTTCGGGATCCAGACGTCCTTCTTCGCGGACGAGCGCGATGAGCTGGAGCGCGTGGCCCTGGCGGCCGCGGTCCATGTGCCCCCGCAGTTCGTGGCGGGCGACCATGTGGAACTGCCCGCCCATGAGCGGGGAACCGACGTCGGAGTGTACGACCTCTCCGGGCGGCTGCGCGACGGCAGCGGTCCCAGGAAGGCGGACGCGATCACCCGCCTGGCCCAGGGCGGGGCGGTGACGCGGGGGCGTGGCGATCACCAGATCGTGGTGGCCGTGCCCATCCCCTCCGGAGAACAGGTGATCGGCGTGGTCCGCGCCTCGACCGGGACACCGCAGGTCTGGCGTCGCGTCGCCCTGGCCTGGCTCGGCCTGGCCGGTGCCGCCCTGGTGGCGCTCATCACGGCCGTCGTGGTGGCACGCCGGCAGGCGCGTACGCTCTCCGCGCCGTTGGAGGCGCTCTCGGCGAAGGCCGGAGCGGTGGCGGAAGGGGATCTGACCGCGCGCGCCGAAGGCAGCGCGATCGCCGAGATCGACCAGGTGGCGCGTACCCAGAACACCATGGTCGAGCAACTGGCCCGATGGCTTGAGCACGAGCGCCACTTCACTTCCAACGCCTCCCACCAGCTCCGCACCCCGCTCGCCGGTCTGCAACTGGGTCTGGAGGCGGCCGCCGCCGGCCCCGGCAGGGATCTGCGAGCGGCCGTGACGGAGGCCCTGGAGCAGGTCCGGCATCTTCAGCAGACCGTGGACGAGGTGCTCCGGCTGGCCAGGGCGACGCCACGCCCCGGGGTTCCCCCGACCACCCGGCCCGCCGCCGAGGTGGTCGAGGGGGTGGAGCGCCGCTGGTACGGCACGTTCGCCGCCGAGGGCCGCCGTCTGGTCTTCGGTGTCGAGCCCGGCGGGGAGGGTCTGCGGATCCCCGACCGCACCGCAGAGCAGGTTCTGGACGTGTTGCTGGACAACGCCCTGCGCCATGGCCGCGGCACGGTCGAGGTCACGGTGCGCGAGATGGGCGGCGCGGGCGCCGTGGATGTGTCCGATGAGGGCTCGCTGACGCTCGACCGGCGGGCCCTCTTCGAGCGGGGCACGACGACCTCCCGGGCAGGCAGCGGCATCGGCCTGACGCTGGCACGGGAGATGGCCGAGGCCGCCGGAGGCCGACTCACGCTCGCCCGGGCGGCACCCACCACTTTCACCCTGCTGCTGCCGGTCGCGGAGCCACCGCCATCGCACGAGTGA
- a CDS encoding ABC transporter ATP-binding protein produces the protein MTTTSTAAARADGATALDARELYRFFRTGEEETLALRGVSLHVQRGETVAVVGPSGSGKSTLLACLAGLDEPAGGYVHVGGERISHRPEAQRARLRARRIGVLLQSGNLIAHLDVRENIRIAQAAAGRRDVSDIAALLDGVGLSGRAHALPHELAGGELARAGLAVALANDPDVLLADEPTGELDGRTEQRVLDLLGSRSDAGRGVLVVTHNTEVVSFADRVLVLRDGRIQP, from the coding sequence ATGACCACCACCTCCACGGCAGCCGCGCGGGCCGACGGGGCGACCGCCCTCGACGCCAGGGAGCTCTACCGGTTCTTCCGCACCGGAGAGGAGGAGACCCTCGCCCTGCGCGGGGTGTCCCTCCACGTCCAGCGCGGCGAGACCGTCGCCGTCGTCGGCCCCTCCGGTTCGGGCAAGTCCACCCTGCTGGCATGCCTGGCCGGGCTGGACGAACCGGCCGGAGGCTACGTCCACGTCGGCGGGGAGCGGATCAGCCATCGCCCCGAGGCCCAGCGGGCCCGGCTGCGCGCCCGCCGCATCGGCGTCCTGCTGCAGTCCGGCAACCTCATCGCCCATCTGGACGTACGCGAGAACATCCGGATCGCCCAGGCCGCCGCCGGCCGCCGCGACGTGTCCGACATCGCCGCCCTGCTCGACGGGGTGGGCCTGAGCGGCCGGGCACACGCCCTGCCGCATGAACTGGCCGGCGGTGAACTGGCCCGCGCAGGGCTGGCCGTCGCCCTGGCCAACGACCCCGATGTGCTTCTCGCCGACGAACCCACCGGCGAGCTGGACGGACGGACCGAGCAGCGCGTACTCGACCTGCTGGGGAGCCGGTCCGACGCCGGCCGCGGAGTGCTGGTCGTCACCCACAACACCGAGGTCGTCAGCTTCGCCGACCGTGTGCTTGTCCTGCGCGACGGAAGGATCCAGCCGTGA
- a CDS encoding ABC transporter ATP-binding protein has protein sequence MKAPGTGLLVDTLIDCRDAARTYGRGENAVVAVHGATCQVRAGDRIAIMGPSGSGKSTLLHLMAGLEQPTSGKIGWPALGRPATAHDIGVVFQSPSLIPALDVVENAALPLVLSGTAEPEARRQALSALDAVGVADLADKLPEELSGGQAQRVAVARVLALRPKVVLADEPTGQLDRATGRHVLDVLLDTAAELGAALVVTTHDPTVGERLTERWPMHEGRLATTAPAPAVSTPRAAPRARPNAAQGETS, from the coding sequence GTGAAGGCCCCCGGCACCGGCCTCCTCGTCGACACCCTCATCGACTGCCGCGACGCCGCCCGCACCTACGGCCGGGGCGAGAACGCCGTCGTCGCGGTGCACGGCGCGACCTGCCAGGTACGGGCCGGCGACCGCATCGCCATCATGGGCCCCTCCGGATCCGGCAAGTCCACGCTGCTGCACCTGATGGCCGGACTGGAACAGCCCACCAGCGGGAAGATCGGCTGGCCCGCCCTCGGCCGCCCCGCCACGGCCCATGACATCGGCGTCGTCTTCCAGTCCCCGAGCCTGATCCCGGCCCTCGACGTGGTGGAGAACGCGGCACTGCCGCTGGTCCTGTCGGGTACGGCGGAGCCCGAAGCCCGCCGGCAGGCGCTCTCCGCCCTCGACGCGGTCGGTGTCGCGGACCTCGCGGACAAGCTGCCCGAGGAACTCTCGGGCGGACAGGCACAGCGGGTGGCGGTGGCCAGGGTGCTCGCGCTGCGCCCGAAGGTGGTCCTCGCCGACGAACCCACCGGACAGCTCGACCGCGCGACCGGCCGCCATGTGCTGGACGTCCTGCTGGACACCGCGGCCGAACTGGGCGCCGCGCTCGTGGTGACCACCCACGATCCCACCGTCGGCGAACGCCTCACCGAGCGCTGGCCCATGCACGAGGGGCGGCTGGCCACCACGGCCCCCGCCCCCGCCGTGTCCACACCGCGCGCCGCGCCGCGGGCGCGGCCCAACGCGGCACAAGGGGAGACATCGTGA
- a CDS encoding FtsX-like permease family protein — MIITWLSGLVRRRSGRLLAAALGISLAVALVAALGSFLTASKSTMTDRAVRSVAVSWQVQVQPGAKPASVLHTVRSAPGTRTALPVGFAHSTGFHARTGGSTQSTGPGVVLGLPPGYRTAFPGEIRQLTGSASGVLIAQQTAANLHVAPGDTITIGRPGGGPAHVKVAGVVDLPQADSLFQKVGAPPQTQPTAPPDNVILLPAAQFTRTTAPIKAADPAAVTTQIHVARDARLPADPAAAYTAVTGAAHNTEARTAGGGLVGDNLGAALDSARQDALYAQILFLFLGVPGAVLAALLTATVAGAGADRRRREQALLRTRGLGFRQVVGLAVTESATVGVVGGLLGIGIAAGVGRAAFGTASFGSTAASAAGWFALALLLGLVIAAAAVLVPAVRDLRQGTVAEARRVVGRAGTPRWMKFYPDLILLAVSYFVFRASSSNNYSLVLAPEGVPTISVSYWAFLGPALLWLGSALLLWRLVTLALTYGRRPLARLVRPLTGAMAGTTAASLSRQRRPLARAIVLLALALSFAVSTAAFNSTYRQQAEVDARLTNGADVTVTQSPGSRTGPSAANPLAAIPGVRHVEPLQHRFAYVGADLQDLYGVRPSTVTSATSLQNAYFAGGSAKSLMSKLATRPDSLLVSEETVKDFQLAPGDTLKLRLQDAHTKTFHTVPFHYAGVVKEFPTAPRDSFFVANAGYIAKTTGSDAVGTFLVDTGGGNQKAVAARLRHQLGTSAKVTDITQTRSQVGSSLTSVDLSGLTRIELAFAVLLAAGAGGIVLALGLAERRRTFAIATVLGATRRQLKGLVFSEAATLTAAGLAGGALIGWALTQMLVKVLTGVFDPPPEAVAVPWPYLALTLAAALAAIVGAALSGVRRSARPAVEELREL, encoded by the coding sequence GTGATCATCACCTGGCTGTCCGGGCTCGTCCGGCGCCGCAGTGGCCGGCTCCTCGCCGCCGCGCTCGGCATCTCGCTCGCCGTGGCGCTGGTCGCCGCGCTCGGCTCCTTCCTGACCGCCTCCAAATCCACCATGACCGACCGCGCGGTGCGCTCGGTCGCGGTCAGCTGGCAGGTCCAGGTCCAGCCGGGCGCCAAACCGGCCTCGGTGCTGCACACCGTACGGTCCGCGCCCGGCACACGCACCGCGCTCCCCGTCGGATTCGCGCACAGCACCGGTTTTCACGCCAGGACCGGCGGATCCACTCAGAGCACCGGCCCGGGAGTCGTGCTCGGCCTGCCACCCGGCTACCGCACCGCCTTCCCCGGCGAGATACGGCAGCTCACGGGCAGCGCCTCCGGGGTGCTCATCGCCCAGCAGACCGCGGCCAATCTGCATGTCGCCCCCGGGGACACCATTACCATCGGCCGCCCGGGAGGCGGTCCGGCCCATGTGAAGGTGGCCGGGGTGGTCGACCTGCCCCAGGCCGATTCCCTCTTCCAGAAGGTCGGCGCCCCACCCCAGACCCAGCCCACCGCGCCGCCCGACAATGTCATCCTGCTGCCCGCCGCACAGTTCACCAGGACCACGGCGCCCATCAAGGCCGCCGACCCGGCCGCGGTCACCACACAGATCCATGTCGCCCGGGACGCCCGGCTGCCCGCCGACCCCGCCGCCGCGTACACCGCGGTGACCGGTGCCGCCCACAACACCGAGGCGCGCACCGCCGGTGGCGGGCTGGTCGGCGACAACCTCGGCGCCGCGCTCGACAGCGCACGCCAGGACGCCCTCTACGCCCAGATCCTCTTCCTCTTCCTCGGCGTGCCCGGGGCGGTGCTGGCCGCCCTGCTGACCGCGACGGTGGCCGGAGCCGGAGCCGACCGGCGACGGCGCGAGCAGGCCCTGCTGCGCACCCGGGGGCTCGGCTTCCGCCAGGTCGTCGGCCTCGCGGTGACCGAATCCGCCACCGTCGGCGTGGTCGGGGGCCTACTGGGCATCGGTATCGCCGCAGGCGTGGGCCGAGCCGCTTTCGGTACGGCGTCCTTCGGCTCCACCGCGGCATCGGCGGCCGGCTGGTTCGCGCTCGCCCTGCTGCTCGGGCTGGTCATCGCCGCGGCGGCCGTCCTGGTGCCCGCCGTGCGCGATCTGCGACAGGGCACCGTGGCCGAGGCCCGCCGGGTGGTGGGCCGGGCGGGCACCCCGCGCTGGATGAAGTTCTACCCGGATCTCATCCTGCTGGCCGTGTCCTACTTCGTCTTCCGCGCATCCAGCTCCAACAACTACTCCCTGGTCCTGGCGCCGGAAGGCGTCCCCACCATCTCCGTGTCGTACTGGGCCTTCCTGGGGCCGGCCCTGCTCTGGCTCGGCTCCGCCCTTCTACTGTGGCGGCTGGTGACGCTCGCCCTGACCTACGGGCGGCGTCCGCTCGCCCGGCTGGTCCGGCCACTGACCGGTGCCATGGCCGGAACCACCGCGGCGAGCCTGTCCCGGCAGCGCCGCCCGCTGGCTCGGGCCATTGTGCTGCTCGCGCTGGCCCTGTCCTTCGCCGTTTCCACCGCGGCGTTCAATTCCACCTACCGGCAGCAGGCCGAGGTCGACGCCCGGCTCACCAACGGCGCCGATGTGACGGTGACCCAGTCACCTGGCTCCCGCACCGGACCCAGCGCGGCCAACCCTCTGGCGGCGATCCCGGGGGTGCGCCACGTGGAACCGCTTCAGCACCGGTTCGCCTACGTCGGAGCTGATCTGCAGGACCTGTACGGGGTCCGGCCCTCCACCGTCACCTCCGCCACCTCCCTGCAGAACGCCTACTTCGCCGGCGGCAGCGCCAAGAGCCTGATGTCCAAACTGGCCACCCGGCCGGACTCCCTCCTGGTCAGCGAAGAGACCGTCAAGGACTTCCAACTGGCTCCCGGCGACACACTCAAGCTGCGGCTGCAAGACGCCCACACCAAGACGTTCCACACTGTGCCGTTCCACTACGCGGGCGTCGTCAAGGAATTCCCCACCGCACCCCGCGACAGCTTCTTCGTCGCCAACGCCGGCTATATCGCCAAGACCACCGGCAGCGACGCGGTCGGCACCTTCCTGGTCGACACCGGAGGCGGCAACCAGAAGGCCGTCGCCGCGCGGCTGCGCCACCAGCTCGGCACCTCCGCGAAGGTCACCGACATCACCCAGACCCGGTCCCAGGTCGGGTCCAGCCTCACCTCCGTGGACCTGTCCGGGCTCACCCGGATCGAACTCGCCTTCGCGGTCCTGCTGGCAGCCGGCGCGGGCGGCATCGTCCTCGCCCTCGGCCTCGCCGAACGGCGCCGCACCTTCGCCATCGCCACCGTCCTCGGCGCCACCCGGCGGCAGCTCAAGGGACTGGTCTTCAGCGAGGCCGCCACGCTCACCGCGGCCGGGCTGGCCGGAGGCGCGCTCATCGGCTGGGCCCTGACCCAGATGCTCGTCAAGGTGCTCACCGGCGTCTTCGACCCGCCACCGGAAGCCGTGGCCGTGCCCTGGCCGTATCTGGCCCTGACCCTGGCGGCAGCCCTCGCGGCCATCGTCGGCGCGGCGCTGAGCGGAGTCCGCAGATCCGCCCGGCCTGCCGTGGAAGAGCTGCGTGAACTCTGA